A segment of the Anopheles cruzii chromosome 2, idAnoCruzAS_RS32_06, whole genome shotgun sequence genome:
ATTCTAGCCGGGAAAGGCGGCCGACACTGTGGCCCGCCTTACGGACGTTTCCAAGTACACCGGTTCGCACAAGCAACGGTTTGACGAGACCGGGAAAGGGAAGGGTATCGCCGGCCGAAAGGACATGGTCGACAAATCCGGCTACGTGTCTGGTTATGGGCACAAGAACACCTACGATAAAACTCATTAAAGGTAGTGGAACCCGAGAGACCCATATATTAGCAGCATAAGAGTTTTCCCGGTGCGCAGCAAAGCGGGCAAAGCCTGAATCGCGTAGCATAAACCGTTTCTATCAGTTCACGTACACaccacatcatcatccagTGAGCCATGGATTGTTGCTTGAAATGGCGCCTTTATCGTAATTGAAGTGCAAATCCtacggagaagaaaaatcaaaatctACAAAGCCCCCGGCGCACAGATTTCGCAATCCGTTACCGTTAAATGTCgttaatgttttttgtttacatgCTTAATTGATTTAAACCGTTCTTTCGCTGTTTTGCTTGTGTGCAGAGTAAGGTTTATCTAGTCCTTAACGTATTCTTTATTAGCATAAACGCCGCTGTGGGCAGTAGAAAGGTTGAAGCGGCTACGTTTCATTGTCCGTTGAATTGTGGCCTGAACACAGCGTGTTTCTGAGTGGGCCACATTTCTTGTTTTCATTTCCTGACCCCCAGAATATGATTCTCGAAAACCTCCATCTAAAATTtagttttcctttccgttaGAACATCGTAAGTAGCAGTGTGAGCGATAATTTAAGAAGTACTCTACAAAACGTAACTACCAAGCGGCGATTTTAGACCGTAATTGTGTCATGTAACTTCCAAAAACTAtattgaacatttaaataaagACATAAACGAAATGTGACCGTATTCGTTAAATTGTTAGCGCTTCTTCGCATGACTATCGCACGGAAGGTAACatattattttacaaataGCTACTACACGGCTTTACAATAAGTTTATTAGTGACCAGGAACTCACTCGCCCGGTCAGTCTTCGATACAGCAGAGTATATTGATTCCACTCCGTCCCAGATTGATACCTTCCAGCGAGCTTTCGTGGTGTGTTTTCATGTAGATTAAAAACTGAATGATGACGTAGAACAAATTATTTCGGTCCTAAAACGGGGCGGCGCAACGTGGAAATCagtaaaagaaaaagtgaCCAACACAGCAAATAACGGACATAGGAACTCACGTAAGCGCAGCTATGGATTTTATCATCCGAAACAAAGTTCAGCTTCGGTTTCATCGGATTGGTACAGAGGATGGCACATTTTGCCTTGTTTTTCCCGCTCACCTCGGCCAACGTTTCTTTGGAGGATTTCTTGTCGCCCACCACCACGTACCGGTTGTAGAaggggcggccaccgggctGCGGTAGTGGACGCAATTGGCTGTCTAGGTAggtgcaaaaaaggtggaagATGATCTGAGGAAGAAACGAGACCATTCCCATCATTCCGCAGTTCCGACAAGTTCCATCATCGACTTACTGCGGAATCGGTTGGCAGGTGTTCGTCCCAGGAAAGACCCTTGTAGCTGGCACCCGAGTTCCAGCGATAGTCCGCTATGCAGCTACCCTTCGACAGGTCTTTGATACGCTGCACCAGGTACTCCTGGTTGGTGCTCATTTCCAGGAACGGAATCAACAGCGGCAACCGCGGTATGTACAGCGAAACGAGCTGCTGATTCTCGGCCGTCTTCTTCAGCCGCTCCAACCCGATGGCTCCGATCTGAATGTCGGCAAAGCCTCGGCTCTTGAACGCCTGGTCCGCAAGGTTAACCTCCTCTTCGATGCGCTGTAGAATCGTGAGCGATATCCACATTCGCAGATTGCCTACGTAGTTAGACAGCTGTGTGGTCGACACTTTCTTCAACCCTTCCGGGCTGCCGTCCATGAAGGCGTTGTACGCGCCCGTTTCATGCTCCTTGGCAAGCTGTTTGCTCGGtgtgaccgacgacgacagttGGTACACGGAGTTTTTCAGCAAAGTGGCCATGTCGTACATCTGCGAGCGGCCGTAAAAAGAATTCATCAACGCATCGGATATGTTCATGTGTTCCTTGTACGAATGACTCATTTTGTCCAGTGAGCCTTCCCTACTAAAAAATGTTggaacaaaattaataaacgaTCACCGGATCGTACGGCACGGCTCGGGGAACATACTTCAAAAAACTGTCCAACTGTTGCTCATCGACGATGGTGTCACTCGGAATGGCCAGCTTTCGCATAGTGGTTGAAAACATGCCCGGCGATCCGGCGCTaacattttgtgtttggccgTCGTATGAACTGTTCCGATCCTGTGGTGACAACTGTTGCCGCGGTGGTGTATTGGCACGACGGTTGTTCGGCcaacccggtggtggcggggtcACCGCATGGTCCGCCGATTTGTTCAGTGAGTACAACAGTGACGTGGAAACGGTCACGGGCGAAGCTTCCGCACTGGTGggttttttcgtttgccgtGGCGTCGTGATGAAGGAATTGTCGTCCGTGGCTACCTGCAGCATTtgacgctgctgctcggtgcctTTTattggttccgttccgaagaGGTAGAAGAAGTACTGCGCGTAGTAATAGGTCATACTGCAGGCGAGTATAGCGGCCGCCGCATACTCAACGTAGTACCAGGGCGAAAACGAGTACGGACACTTGTTGGAAATGTCGAACAGAAGCACCGAGAGCAACAGTACGTTCATCGTTCCCCAGCACAGCCATTCCTTGGACCGTTTTTTGCTCAAATTTAGCGTTAGCGTCCGCGAGACGATGGGACTTCGTTGTCCCGGAGATCCGGGCCTAGCCGGGAGAGAAGAACACACATTTCGTTAACCGATTCCGGTGCAGCCAACCGCATCGGGTCACTAACCTGCTGAGCATCTTTAAATCGGGCACGAGATCGAAAACGCTAATTTAAGGGCAAAACAGAATGCCGGTCCGAAAGCCAAACGCCGACGCTGCTCCGGCTGTCAAAGGAAAAGCGGGAAAGTAAGAAGATCGAGCCCTGCGTTGCTACATGAAAGGTGGGCAGCTCAGATTACTTTCCAGTGTGCCGATTAAAAATCATCCGTTCTTTCGAATTTGGTGTTTATAATTTTAAGTAATCGAAACACAATTCGATTGTGCGTTTCGTGGATCAATTAATACTAGCAATTGGTATTGGTAGCTTGTACACACCTTACCCCGAAGGTGCCACAGTTGATCCGCCACTGACGTTTGCCTTTGCGGAGAAGAAAAcgggagcgagaaaaagagtTCGgcacaccgtcaccgtgtgtgtgtgtagaggaGGCAGAAAACGGCGAATGTGCGCTTACCTGCTGCTCTGCTAGGCTTTCGCGTTCCGTGTAAATTGTGTCGTTTCAATATCCGTGCGGTTGGTGACTCCGCATTTGCTCCGCCCCGCTCTACGGGATCGTTCGCACAGTTCGCCTCCTTTGTTTTTTCTACCGCGGCGCGTAGTGGACACGACAAAGTGGCTGTCGCCTTTCACATTGCACGACGAGCGCTGGTAACATTAGCGTGTGTAGATTGCTTTGCGGCCTGCCTGTGAGTTGAAAGAAAATGTCGGAGCACACTCAGTGACGGGACGGCCAACTCAATCATCCAACGGACACACGACGCTTTTCGGTCAGTGCGCGCGTTCCTGTGACGTTCATATCAcggcccagcagcagaaaaaataGCGGTGCGTGTGGTGGCGTAACTCAGCAGGCCTCCCTCGCCTCTTCGTGCCACTTCTAGACTTTGGCCTttttgccgccgctgctgcgtGTATTACGCGCGCGAGAAGGGAATGGAGCCGCGAAGCTAGTGAATTCGGGACTcgctctcgtgtgtgtgtgtgcgggcgtgCTTGTGTGTAAGTGCATCGGAAGAAAGTGTGTGGGGTGGTTCGCGGCTCGATCAGAGGAGGCTCGGGGGCTTTACAGCAGCCCCGTTCTGACCCCGCGTGTCACCAGCCCGAGCGggttgtgtttcgtttggaGTTTTATTTCACGCCCTCGCGGTGTGTCTGGGCCTCAACAAGCCACCAACAGAaaggtcgaaaaataaatcccaGCCGCGGCGGTGTGgaatgcaaaacaacaacgagccCCGTCCGTAGAGTGACGTGCTGCAAAGTTTAACGGAACCATTTCgggcaacacaaaaaacgacgaCCCAAGAATTTGGTTTCGGCTATCACAACACCCACCCCAGTGGCCCGGGATCGATTGAAAAAATTCGAGTCGCGACGGGAAGGAGCAGGGTTAATAAGTCAGAGGGGTGTATCAGCGCGCCTTCGTCCTTCGAGTCGAGTCAAGTCTCGTGCGCCACGAGCGCGCAGCGCCATAGCTCTGGAATTGAGGCGAAAAAAGTGGTCAAGAAGTGCGAAATAAGAAGAGCAAGCCAGCGGGAAGGCACGACACGACGATGGCcagcacaacaaacaacagcagTGCCGGTGGAGGAGGAGGCGGTGGAGgaagcaacggaagcagcatCGAGGTTGAATACAACGAAATCGAATCCCGGCATGGCTGGGCGATGGTGTTCCAGGTAGGTGGCGGTGGGTAGGGCCGGGGTTCTGCCGTTCCGCTCCGTTCAGGGTCGATCGGGTTTTGTCTCGTTCTCCTCGATTTTTACGGCGGTGCCCCGCGGTGTGcgtcgccgttcgccgttggTGTTTCTGGAAGGTTATGCGCCTCTGCACACAGGAGAGAGATGCCTGGCCGCCTGTGATTACCGAACAAACATATCCAGCCACCGCTGCCTTCAATTGGcgttttcttctctttctctctcgctttttcgttttaatttccGTCTCGGGGCATGCTGCTGAAGGCCGGTTGCCCCTCGGCGGCCGGTCATGGTGGGTGACGAACGGTTTCCCGGAAAAGGGTATGGACTAATTCATTGGCTTAGGTCATGCATGATGTTGCCGATGAAAGGCGGATCGATTTTTTACATTTCTACCACCCATCTACCCATCCGGGGGGAGGTGATGGACCCCTGTCGAAGCCACGCCAGGTCGTCACCTACTTCGatcgccgcgcgcgccgccgcTATGTGACTTCCTTGGAGGGGGCGTTTTACTGAGGGGGACTGTGTCGAAGGTTACTCTGATGTAACGACGAGCGCGCCCCGGGTGTTTATGCAACCACCACTGAAATGGGTATTAAGAATTAAGGTGCTGGCCGGATTCTTAAGCAGCATAACCTAATCGTTCCGACGGCGGACGCGGTGACTCGGAATTGGAAACACGGTCCGCTAaggggaaaacaataaaagcgGGGCAGCATACACTGCCTGCGATGCGATAAGGTTCCGGTGAATAAACACGCACTccctgtggccgccgccggcgccatCGGCCGGGGGCATCGGCGAGATAAGCCCCGCACACCGCGTACCGTCCGCGTATGCGTATTGTCACTCTCGCGAGCGTTGTGCGATTATCAATGATGTTCGATCCACGGCCGGCTGAGTGGTGCGTTACATCGATCGACAAGATAAAAAACGGAGGCCCTTTTCTCGTGTCTTGTCTTCTCGGGTGTTGCTGCGCGGTGAAACCGAATTTTCATTCCACGGCGATTCTGAATGATAATGAAATATGTTCAATGGCGTGCGAGTTCGGCAAACCGCAAACCTGGATTCCGGTGCAAAACGACGATAATCTTTCtcgcggtggccactttcaACACGGATGCTTATTGATGGACACTATTGATAAGGCTGCTGGGATCGATTCGCGATGTGTGTGAAGCTACAATAAATTAGAGCTCCGATTCcgatgaaattattgatggaaATTCTTGGCCAAGTGCGCTCGCTGGaagcgcgagagagcgaaaaaccattaaaataGTTTGCAACTGGCCAATGCCATGAACGCGGGACGCCTCCGCGACATTGATTGATCGTCCCGTGGCGTGGTGCGGCGCACCGCGTCGAATGAACACGGTTACCGTCGTTACCGGGGCACCGTCTTCTGTGTTTGCTATGATTCAGAGAAATTCTCTATGATCATCGCAGCGCAACGCGGATTTCGATTGAATTCCTTGAATTCCCTTCCTTCCTCGTGGGGAGCGATTTATTTTACACCCTTACGAGGCCCCCCGAGGCCGCGTCATCCCGTCGTGCTTGCAGCGAAAGCAGACGTAGcgtctggcggcggccaccgaccgaccgatcgatggGCACAACGATCTTGTGTCTCACCTTCACCCCACGGAAGGGACTGCAAAGGATCTACGTGTGTGTCCGCTCGCTCATTGTCTGGTGCATCCGCCACGGTATGATATAAAagccaacggaaacggaagccacaaaaaaaggagaggAGAGGTAGTGGtacaattatttttatcatcatcatccacctctctcacacacacacggtcacTAGTGACCGCAGAGTTCTACGAACTGTCCGCGGTTCTCCTTGACTCCCGTGCGCGCGAACCTCACGATAAGCCCTCTTCTGCGGCGGGGACAACGGGAGATCTGACGatcgaaggcggcggcgggggaCAAACAGCGAAAGGAGCGAAACACGaatcacgtgtgtgtgttcgtcaACCCGGTGGCGCTTAAATGGCCCAGTTCTCCGAGGCGCGTGCTACACATATTGTCAATTTATTCGCGATCTGTACGCGCAGTATTGgacactaccaccaccatcggcaatGTGCGGTGCGGGGTCACTTCTTGTGGTGTTTGAAATGTGTTCCTTTAAACAATCATGAATCTCTTAAAATAATAACTGATGGGTCGGCCACGGCACATGAGGCAGgcaatttttcattaaaaaccaccaccgccgaaagAGTAGCAACGGGATCGTGTGGCGatcgtttttttgctctccttctCCTTTAGCTCTGTGTCCGTAAACACTCTGGTGGCCGCGCGctggtttcgatttttaagAGGAACTCCGCCACTTTTTGCCTCCTCTTGCGCGGGCCTCCTCGCCGCGACGCGGGGTCTGTCTGTTTTATGTTCGGTCGAATGTTCAGTTGGCCGCGGTTCTACGAATCTCGCGAATTCgtagaaataattaaattagtatgaaaaaaaaaatcgattcccGCCCCGTATCGCATGCCTTGTGCTCCGTTGGCACGCCTTGCCGGCTTACGGGGTGCGTAACCTGCTCTCAAGCGATTGGAGCGAATCGCCGTCCCATCGGGGGCCACAGGAGAGTTCACGGGGCCACCGCGCGAGGGAGaattgtacagggtggtcaaataagcgttctctttttcatttggttataaaacaaaaacggcttaatatttttcgatgcttgaacatttatttgaaaggttgatcatcaaatttatgtgtgaaaaacaatttcgctcaaatgtcgCCCTcggctggcttcgcagtagcccaattggtcgacccaatttttgggcactttttcgactgtctgtggtcctatcttggcaatggcaatttaaatttcagtcttgatgttgtcaatagttgctggtttgttgtctttgACCGATCCCCAACAGATAACAGTCCAATCGTGTAAAATCGCAATACTTTGgaggtcaattcacaacaccatttgtactgattattcgctgtccaaAGACGCGGTGcaaccaatcgatcgtggctgtcgctgtatggcagatagccccgttctgttttaacaaaatgtcatccaagttctcagcttcaatttcgccaaagaaccaatcagccaacatggcTCTGTAGCGTTACGCGccttcgacggttacggcggctctttcttcatccATTcatccggcggccgatgatgccgccggaCCGAAAAGTCACTTGTTTTtcatgcattggcttctcttgcacgacgtatgggttttccgaaccccaagaACGACGATTCTGCTTaataacatagccaccgaggtggatatgagcttcaacgaaatgagcttttcaaatatcgtaccgtttgagataagacctaccactttggaagtaagttttttaTATTTCCCAGCATTGTTCAAGCGTTTAGcaacccatttcgtaaatttttaagtgtttactaaatgtctactacttccagaatcaagtttgacgttttaaacgtcaaataatgggtagttcaaaaagagaacgcttatttgaccaccctgtagttgTTCGTCGTGCCCGTTCCGGTGGTGATGGTAACTAGCGCAGCCTGCCCCGTTATAGCACGCGACCCGTTTTTAAATACGCATTTACGATGCCGGGGTGTTCCGGGGTGTATCGTTATCGCCGAATTTGTTCGTGTAGACCGATGACCTGCCTTCTTCTAGGTGGCATTCTGAAAATTCCGTTCCAGTGATGCGTCCTATGCGCACGTGGACATGATGATAATGGCGGTGGCAGTTGGCGGTGAACTTTATCGAACCTTCGACCGGCGCATTTCGGGGAACCGGTTCCAATCTAACGCTTCACTAACGATCAAATGATTATCGTTTAGCCCCTGACAAACACGGGGCGGCGCCATCACGGGGAACCATAATGAAGCATTTTCAGTGTCGTGTACCAAATTAGTCAATCTATCTGTGCCTTGCGATTACCGTTTCGGAGAAGAACTCGCGGCGGAGCACACATATTTGACATTCCCTTTATCTCAGCGTGCTGTGTGGTGCTATCTCGATCTCAAATCAAGCCGCCTTTATGTGTAACTGGGTTGAATCATAATTTCACCGCTCGCACCGTAATTTCCATGTTAAAACCTGCgccgccgaaccgaaagagGAACCGATGACAAAGACGGTTATTTTCAAGAATTTCCGCGAACCGCCGGTGAGAATATGGCACAGTGAGTCAACTTATTCGCcaaagagagaagaaaaaatatcACTTCCCCGTCACACGCGATTCTCTGGGAAGCTGAAAATTATCGTTGTAAGTTTGGCTTGCTGTGATGTGCTGCTTTTCGGATTATCGGTGTCACTTTGACGGCTGCCAAATAagccaaccgaaaccggtaGTAGAGGTTCCACTAACCGTTTGGGTACCGAGACCGAGTGTGGTTCACCGAATTGGACAACTTTTCCGGTGGAGAGACTGAATTCCCaaattcgatttcgtttcccGAAAATATCGACCGCCCCAGTCTGTTTATCGAACGGATTTCATGCGAATTGTCGAAACATTGTTTGCTTCTGATAATAACCGGTTGGCACCACCGGTTGTTATGTTCAAATGGAATGTCCTCAATGCAAtgcagcaacaaaaactgAAACGCCAAACAGTGAGCGGTGCATGattacgacgacggcgatccGTTACGACTGCGGATCGTGCGTCCGACTAATGCTTTTTTAGCTCCGGATATGagccgatcgcgcgcgcgatcgttccCCGGAATGCGGACGTGCACCACCTCCCCGCCGCACACTGTCTTCGAGCTAAGGTCACGCGGTAGTGATCGTAGTAGTCTTTTGTGTCGACCTCTTTAGCTCTTCATTAAACCGACGCGGAACCGTAAATCACTAGTTCGATCTGTGCTGTGCCGGCCGGAAGCGGTGTCTGTGGTCTCCGAATGGTCACCGGGAAAGACGAAGGTTATCATTAAATTGGCTAAAATTAAAGGAAACGGTAGAtgcgttcggtttcgggaattttaaatcaattttaatttgcaaCATAGTTGTATGGCCACCGTGAGGTTGCTTGAGGGTAAAACAATTGTTACCGGTGACGCGCCGGGTGTTTTCGGCATAAAAGCTGTAAAATAGGCGACTTTCCGATTGCGGCGACGATGCAAACTACGCGAACTCTGAGATCTCTCCCGTCGGTGTCACGACTAGTTTTCCTACTAGCAACGTTATCCGAACCGTAACGATCGGTGCGCTGCAAAACACAATAGCCACAGTGTGACAGGTTGGCAActtttctgttgctgctggaccACAATAAACCGTGGCGGGGAAAACGGCGCACTGCGGAAATGATGTTTTCGATGCAAATCGGAGCGCCGCAGAGAAAGTTTTAACGACTTTTGAAACCGCTACTGAGGACTGGTGCTTATTTCATAAAACAGTGATTCGATACGCTTGGCCATGGCCGTGGGGTTTGGATTTGATGTAACCTTAGTGAGCGTTCTTCAAGGTACCAATCGATAACCATTCCTCCGATAGGACAAAGGGAAGGCCGTCGAAATTGTTGGAGTGTTCTCTTAACTCTATTTTACATCTTTGACCCCCTTGCAGGACATTCGCGAAAAGAGCGACCTGGAAGCGCGAGCGAAGGACTTTTCAACGAACGAGTCGAAAAAGTTGGACAACCGTCGGCTGAACCGCTATCGGGATGTGCTGCCGTACGATCACTCCCGGGTCGCACTAAAGCGTGGCGACACCGACTACATCAACGCGAACCTGGTGAAGGTGCGTGCGGCGTTTAAACCATTGTCATCGTCATTCTCCCTCGTTACTGATGGGCATCATTTCCCCCCGCAGATGGAGCACACCGGAAGGAAGTACATCCTGTGCCAGGGGCCACTCCCGCACACGGTTGGCCACTTTTGGATGATGGTCTGGGAGCACGATTCACGCGCGATTCTGATGCTGAACAAACTGATCGAGAAGACGACTGTGAAGTGCCACCAGTACTGGCCGGGCAAGATCGGCGAGAAAAACCGGCTGGAGCTGAGCGCCGTTCAGCTTTCGGTCGTGTACTTGAAGTGTGTTGAATATAAAAATTTTTGCAAGAGGACTTTCAGGTAATCGACGCGCTTTATGTAATCATCTTTTTGGTAAACACTAacctctccctttctctcgctcctcGCGGCAGACTGACCGACCTGGAGTCGGGTAAAAGCAGGGAGGTGATACAGTTCCACTACACGACGTGGCCCGACTTTGGCATTCCGAGTTCGCCGGTAGCATTTTTGCAGTTTCTCAAAGAGGTGCGCGATTCGGGCACACTGGACCGAGACGTTGGGCCACCGATCATCCACTGTAGTGCCGGTATCGGGCGTTCCGGAACCTTCTGCCTGGTGGACTGCTGTCTTGTGCTGGTGGGTATTGTCTTCGAACAACTAATTCGAGTAAATTGCGAGGTGAATAACCGGAGATATCCCTGTTTTTTTGGGTCACAGATCGACAAGGAAGGGGAAGACCGTGTGTCGGTGCAGAACGTGCTGCTCGAGCTGCGACAATATCGTATGGGACTGATACAGACACCGGATCAGCTGTACTTTTCCTATCAAGCCATTATCGAGGGAATGAAGCGCATGAACAACTCCGTAAGTGTTCCGGCGTGTGAAGTTAAGCCAAATCGCGCGATCTTGGTTTGACCGGAATCGTATTTGTTTCTCCCCTTCGCAGTCCTTTGAGGAGTTTGAGGAACTGTCCATCGTGTCATCGACTAGCCAGCCGACCAGCGATCAGGACACGGAAAACGAGGACACCCCACCGCCATTGCCACCGCCTCGGTCCCACTCGCTGACGATCGGCACGAAGCCGCTGCCGGTGATACCGATGAGCGAGAGCGTGCACGAGGATTTCCTGCTCAGCAACAGCGAGCGCGATAAGGTGAACAATCTGGTGAACCTGGAGAAAAGCAAGCAATACGAAATTAGCGAcgaaaaccaccaccatcacaacAATCACCACGCTCGGGGCAAGAACAATGgcaatcaccatcatcaccagcgccaccatcatcaccaacacAATAATACCAACcgtccgctgccgccgctgcccaaGGAAAGCTCGCTGGACAAGGTGAACGAGGCGGACGACGGAGGAGAGGACAGTGAGCGAAGCGACTCGAGACCGGTGGCCCGTCACtacagcagcagtagcaacaatAGCAGCGGAGGCGAAGACGAACTGATCGAGGAGATTggcagcagcgacgaggatgacgatgacgatgatgatgttggtagCGAAGGAGGAGCCAATGTTCCGTCCGATAACAGTGATAACATTAAAAGCTCCGTTCTGGACGaaagctgcagcagcaaggcGGTGGGCAACAGGAACGCacacagcaccggcagcagcaataccaccagcacctccacgacagcagctggtggtggcacaTCAagctcgtcgtcgacgaccgctactaccaccagcagctcgtCGACTGGCCTGTCGTCCTCGacgtcggtgtcgtcggcAACGTCGGCTGGCACCGGTTCGAATAGCTCGACCCTGGAGTCGAACCGTGGCGATAAGTCTTCGGCGTTTAACGCCAACTCCACCTTACCACCCTTGCCGAACGGTGCCctggacgacgatgaggaaaTGATCTCCAGCCCCGAAAGAGAACTGTAAGTAGCGTAGGGAGTCATTCGCTTCCCTTCAACTCTTTGTGGCGTTGCTTTCGGGTTCCTGCCGTACCGTTGGGTGTTTTACCATTTTGATTCCCTCCCATCCGCAGGTCACCGAGCGCCGAGTTGCGCCGCCGCAAGCGCGCCGAACGTCACACGGCGATGGAGGAGAAGATTCGCGAAATCAAACGCAAGCAGAAGGAGGTAGAGAACAAGGGGTCACCGAAAAAGCGCAGGTTAATACTATTCTCGATAGCCGCTGGTGTTTGTTTCGGTGCTCTTTGCGTGTATCTTTACGCGAAACAGATGTAAAAGCCTTACGCGCGCCCCCCTTCCTGCTACGGGGATCTGCGGGGTCCACATTTCGGCGAGACAAGAGTCCGAGCGGAAACGTAAAttatttccttcctttccctctgctgctgccggtgaatGGCGCGCGCCGCAGTGTGAGAACCGATGTGATTAACCAGTATAGTTGCAATTGCGATCGATTTAGAGAAGCTTTCCGGGGGACGACGATGGGGAAGTGACGGAAACATATACTCGTCATAGAAAAGTtgacgacacgacgacgggaTTGGCGTTGTTCTGTGGCGTGGCGATGTTGTACCACCAATTCAGTTTCAGTCAATCAAAACAGATCCGTACCGtactaaaaaaaaactatcagGCTgtggcaccgttttgtttttcttggcaACAGGCACGTACGGGGCACATATGCTATAAtcgctttgtttttttgataaaatgaGGGAATGTATCACACTAAGTAGTAAACGCTAAGGCAAAGACGTTGTCGGCGAATAAACATTTCCAAGCAGCTTCTCTGGGTgcgctggatggatggatggatgattCCCGATTCCGCCAGAGACCGAGACACTTCCTTTGGTGTCCGTGGAGTGCCAGAATCTCTACGTCCACATAAACGAGAGTTGCTCACAGTGAGGGGAACGTGTTTTTGAATGGTGATCGCGAATGCCGCGCGAAAGTGTTCAAAGCGAATGGCGTTCTGGCGAAGGCGGAAACAATTGTATATTCGTTTGCTAATTATTACTACTCTACTATCATCCACCACCCTCCCGCGGGGGGGGCAAAGCTTTTAACTTTCTCTGTTCATACTAGAGCTGTGCGGAAAACACGGCGGATTAGTTGAATAATCGTAGCTTCATACGCGTAGGTTTTTACTAATTTTATCGTAGAATATGCACATTATATGCACACACCTATTGCTTCATGGCTACCGCGTAGTAGAAGGAACAGAGAGGTAGAAATCTAGAGAAAACAAGAGATAGGGAAAATGTTGAAAGCTCCCGCACTTTCGGTTCACTTTTGTTCGCACGCTTTGGTGACGATAAATTGGTTTGCTTTATTTGTTGCGCTCGATAAAGAAAACTTCAAGTTTAAAGCGAAATGTTTCTCGATGTCGTGACGTGGTTCAACATCCACGTCCAACAATCGAAGTGTGC
Coding sequences within it:
- the LOC128267170 gene encoding transmembrane protein 209 gives rise to the protein MLSRPGSPGQRSPIVSRTLTLNLSKKRSKEWLCWGTMNVLLLSVLLFDISNKCPYSFSPWYYVEYAAAAILACSMTYYYAQYFFYLFGTEPIKGTEQQRQMLQVATDDNSFITTPRQTKKPTSAEASPVTVSTSLLYSLNKSADHAVTPPPPGWPNNRRANTPPRQQLSPQDRNSSYDGQTQNVSAGSPGMFSTTMRKLAIPSDTIVDEQQLDSFLNREGSLDKMSHSYKEHMNISDALMNSFYGRSQMYDMATLLKNSVYQLSSSVTPSKQLAKEHETGAYNAFMDGSPEGLKKVSTTQLSNYVGNLRMWISLTILQRIEEEVNLADQAFKSRGFADIQIGAIGLERLKKTAENQQLVSLYIPRLPLLIPFLEMSTNQEYLVQRIKDLSKGSCIADYRWNSGASYKGLSWDEHLPTDSAIIFHLFCTYLDSQLRPLPQPGGRPFYNRYVVVGDKKSSKETLAEVSGKNKAKCAILCTNPMKPKLNFVSDDKIHSCAYDRNNLFYVIIQFLIYMKTHHESSLEGINLGRSGINILCCIED
- the LOC128268537 gene encoding tyrosine-protein phosphatase non-receptor type 61F-like; this encodes MVFQDIREKSDLEARAKDFSTNESKKLDNRRLNRYRDVLPYDHSRVALKRGDTDYINANLVKMEHTGRKYILCQGPLPHTVGHFWMMVWEHDSRAILMLNKLIEKTTVKCHQYWPGKIGEKNRLELSAVQLSVVYLKCVEYKNFCKRTFRLTDLESGKSREVIQFHYTTWPDFGIPSSPVAFLQFLKEVRDSGTLDRDVGPPIIHCSAGIGRSGTFCLVDCCLVLIDKEGEDRVSVQNVLLELRQYRMGLIQTPDQLYFSYQAIIEGMKRMNNSSFEEFEELSIVSSTSQPTSDQDTENEDTPPPLPPPRSHSLTIGTKPLPVIPMSESVHEDFLLSNSERDKVNNLVNLEKSKQYEISDENHHHHNNHHARGKNNGNHHHHQRHHHHQHNNTNRPLPPLPKESSLDKVNEADDGGEDSERSDSRPVARHYSSSSNNSSGGEDELIEEIGSSDEDDDDDDDVGSEGGANVPSDNSDNIKSSVLDESCSSKAVGNRNAHSTGSSNTTSTSTTAAGGGTSSSSSTTATTTSSSSTGLSSSTSVSSATSAGTGSNSSTLESNRGDKSSAFNANSTLPPLPNGALDDDEEMISSPERELSPSAELRRRKRAERHTAMEEKIREIKRKQKEVENKGSPKKRRKQKESEK